ATCTTTCCCGTCAAGCCCAACTCTTCCAGAATAATTCCCATGGTCTGAATGGTCCGACCCGAATCACTAGATCTGGCAATCTTAAAGTCAATTCCTGCTTGTCGCAGGCCAATCCCTAATTCATGGATGCCACGTTCACCTTCTGCTGTCAATGGACTATCGCTCCAGCCCTGAGCTCGCCCGATTGTATTAAACATCGTTTTGCCGTGACGGATTAGGTATAATCTTGTTTTTGCCATACACTTCCCCCCTTATTCTCCTACATTATATCACTTTTCTGAAAAAAAGCGGTCTATAAGATAGCAAGAAAACAGCGCAACAATCCTTCATCATTGCCCTGCTTTCTTTTAACGATTTATCTAGCGTCCAAAATTTTAGCACCAACCTTACGGTAAGACACATCTCCCAAAATATGAATCGTAAATTGTCCCTTTTCATATTCGACGACTGTCACACTGCCGTTGTCAACCTCAGGATTTTTGCTAATGGATTTGTCCAGCAGATAGGCAAAAGTCCCGATGGTCATACTATGGCTGACAACTAAAGCATTGCCTCCACCAGCGGCCTCCACTTCTTGGGCAATAGCTGTAAATCCAGCTAAAATCCGCCCGCTCAGTTGCTCCCAGGGCTCAGCCCAACCAGCCGTATCCACTTCAACCAAGCCATCTGCCAATTCTGGGAAAGTCAGCTCTTTATAATTATCAGTGTCACGCACCCTTGGAATCACTCCGCGGAAAAGATCGCCACCATAAGCCCCGTCAAAGCTCCCGAAGCACCACTCTCGGATGCGCTTGTCAAACTTATAAGGAATCTTCCCGACCAAATCCAGCTCTTCTAGGATAATCCCCATGGTCTGAATGGTTCGACCAGAGTCGCTTGAGAAAGCCTTGGTAAATTCCAAGCCAGACTCTCTTAGCCCAATCCCTAGCTCACGGATACCACGTTCGCCTTCTTCAGTTAAGGGAGTGTCCGACCAGCCCTGAGCTCGACCAATGGTGTTAAACATAGTCTTACCATGTCGGATGATGTATAATTTTGTTTTTGCCATGAATGTCTCCTTTTCTCATCAAGGCCACCCATCTAAGAGTGGCTTATTTGTCTCGCACTTGACTGAGCAAGACAGAGGGATAGAGAGTGGGACAGAAGTCGGTAATTCGTTAG
This genomic window from Streptococcus cristatus AS 1.3089 contains:
- a CDS encoding histidine phosphatase family protein, encoding MAKTKLYIIRHGKTMFNTIGRAQGWSDTPLTEEGERGIRELGIGLRESGLEFTKAFSSDSGRTIQTMGIILEELDLVGKIPYKFDKRIREWCFGSFDGAYGGDLFRGVIPRVRDTDNYKELTFPELADGLVEVDTAGWAEPWEQLSGRILAGFTAIAQEVEAAGGGNALVVSHSMTIGTFAYLLDKSISKNPEVDNGSVTVVEYEKGQFTIHILGDVSYRKVGAKILDAR